In Methanolacinia paynteri, the following proteins share a genomic window:
- a CDS encoding LL-diaminopimelate aminotransferase: MYAKRLDNLPPYLFAQIDKLKAEKRAEGVDIIDLGVGDPDLPTPPHIVEALCEAARDPATHHYPDYTGMIQYREAVASWYKSRFNVDLDPKTEVLALIGSKEGIAHVPEAFVNPGEYVLVPDPGYPVYKTSTLFAEGKVWEMPLSEENKFLPDLDAIPADVLKNASLMFIGYPNNPTAAIAPMSFFNEAVEFARENGIVVVHDNAYSEITFDGYKAPSFLQADGAKEVGMEMHSLSKTYNMTGWRLGMAAGGEEFISGLGRVKTNIDSGAFDAIQRAGITALTSSQQSVADACKVYQERRDILITGLKGLGFDVAAPKATFYVWMKVPDSMSFARKMLDEAGIVVTPGTGFGRNGEGYVRFAITRDTNRISEALERMRRIDF; encoded by the coding sequence ATGTACGCAAAACGTCTTGATAATCTCCCCCCGTATCTGTTTGCACAAATAGATAAGCTGAAGGCTGAAAAGAGAGCAGAAGGCGTGGATATCATAGATCTCGGTGTCGGCGACCCTGACCTCCCTACACCGCCTCATATTGTCGAGGCTCTCTGCGAAGCGGCAAGGGACCCGGCCACTCACCATTACCCGGATTATACCGGGATGATCCAGTACCGCGAGGCCGTTGCCTCCTGGTATAAGTCCAGGTTTAACGTCGACCTCGACCCCAAAACCGAGGTGCTTGCACTTATAGGATCGAAGGAGGGCATCGCCCATGTGCCCGAGGCATTCGTCAATCCCGGCGAATATGTCCTGGTACCGGACCCGGGATATCCGGTATACAAGACATCCACCCTCTTCGCAGAGGGAAAGGTCTGGGAGATGCCGCTCTCCGAGGAGAACAAGTTCCTCCCCGATCTCGATGCAATACCTGCGGATGTCCTGAAAAACGCATCTCTAATGTTTATCGGTTACCCCAACAACCCGACGGCTGCTATCGCACCGATGTCGTTCTTCAACGAGGCCGTCGAGTTCGCCAGGGAGAACGGGATCGTAGTAGTCCATGACAACGCCTACTCGGAGATAACATTCGACGGGTACAAGGCCCCCTCCTTCCTCCAGGCCGACGGTGCGAAAGAGGTCGGAATGGAGATGCATTCGCTCTCCAAGACCTACAATATGACCGGCTGGAGGCTCGGTATGGCTGCGGGCGGTGAAGAATTCATCTCCGGCCTCGGAAGAGTAAAGACGAATATCGATTCGGGTGCCTTCGATGCAATCCAGAGGGCGGGAATCACTGCACTTACTTCTTCGCAGCAGAGCGTGGCCGATGCCTGTAAGGTATATCAGGAAAGACGCGATATTTTAATAACAGGACTAAAGGGTCTCGGGTTTGATGTCGCTGCGCCCAAAGCTACCTTTTATGTCTGGATGAAAGTTCCCGACTCCATGAGCTTCGCCCGTAAGATGCTCGATGAAGCGGGAATTGTCGTTACTCCGGGCACAGGATTCGGAAGGAACGGCGAGGGTTACGTGAGATTCGCCATAACCCGTGACACAAACAGAATAAGCGAGGCCCTGGAAAGAATGAGGAGGATTGACTTTTGA
- the lysA gene encoding diaminopimelate decarboxylase, with product MKLPDHLSIRNGHLYIGQHDTVDLAEQYGTPCYVSDEERIRQNFLRYNSALREYYNDVQLLYAAKANGNLSVMRVLAKMGAGADVFSSGELHLALLAGMPPEKLLFNGSSKTTEDLELAVDKGVRVSLDSFDELRQLSEVAKRKGKEVEVSFRINPALEVPTHPKIATGLATSKFGIPAGQILDAYKAAMEADNVTPVGMHCHIGSQILDVAPFGKAAEVMVDLAGKITDLGVRLAFIDIGGGLGIPYNRETDKMPTPEEYAKAVMPVFLKGIEKLGIKAQLWVEPGRYLVGDSTILLTKVNSVKKAHKNFVNVDAGFNLLIRPAMYDAYHEVVVANRADEAPVETYTVTGPICETGDILAADRKLPVVADSDIMAVLDAGAYGYSMASQYNSRPRCMEVMVKGEKSAPMRRRESIIDIINTMQKLPWHEE from the coding sequence TTGAAGCTGCCTGATCACTTAAGCATAAGAAACGGACACCTGTATATTGGACAACACGATACTGTGGACCTTGCCGAACAGTACGGCACTCCCTGTTATGTATCGGATGAAGAGCGTATTAGACAGAATTTTCTCCGCTACAACAGTGCATTGAGAGAGTATTACAACGATGTCCAGCTTCTCTATGCAGCAAAGGCGAACGGAAATCTCTCCGTCATGAGGGTTCTCGCGAAGATGGGTGCAGGTGCGGATGTATTTTCATCCGGAGAGCTGCACCTTGCACTCCTTGCGGGGATGCCCCCTGAAAAACTCCTCTTCAACGGGAGTTCGAAGACAACAGAGGATCTTGAACTTGCCGTGGACAAAGGCGTTCGTGTGTCGCTCGACTCTTTCGATGAACTGAGGCAGCTCTCGGAGGTTGCAAAGAGAAAAGGAAAGGAGGTCGAAGTTTCGTTCAGGATCAATCCCGCACTCGAGGTTCCGACCCATCCCAAGATCGCAACCGGCCTTGCGACGAGCAAATTCGGGATTCCTGCAGGCCAGATCCTTGACGCATACAAGGCGGCCATGGAAGCCGATAACGTGACGCCTGTCGGAATGCACTGCCATATCGGTTCTCAGATCCTTGATGTGGCGCCGTTCGGAAAGGCCGCCGAGGTTATGGTCGATCTTGCGGGAAAGATAACAGATCTCGGTGTTCGTCTTGCATTCATAGACATAGGCGGCGGGCTCGGCATTCCTTATAACCGGGAGACCGACAAGATGCCCACGCCTGAAGAATATGCAAAGGCAGTGATGCCTGTATTCCTCAAAGGAATTGAAAAGCTCGGGATTAAGGCCCAGCTATGGGTGGAGCCGGGCAGGTACCTTGTCGGTGATTCCACGATACTTCTTACGAAGGTTAACTCCGTCAAAAAGGCGCACAAGAACTTTGTCAATGTTGATGCCGGATTCAATCTCCTTATCAGGCCTGCAATGTACGATGCATATCATGAAGTCGTTGTTGCAAACAGGGCTGATGAGGCTCCTGTCGAGACGTATACGGTTACAGGCCCCATATGCGAGACCGGAGACATTCTTGCAGCGGACAGGAAGCTTCCTGTGGTAGCTGACAGCGATATCATGGCAGTCCTTGATGCCGGTGCTTACGGCTATTCGATGGCTTCGCAGTATAACAGCCGTCCCAGGTGCATGGAGGTTATGGTGAAGGGAGAAAAGTCGGCACCCATGCGCAGGAGAGAGAGCATAATCGATATCATCAATACGATGCAGAAGCTCCCCTGGCACGAAGAGTAG
- the radA gene encoding DNA repair and recombination protein RadA, which produces MTELEIEDLPGVGPTTADKLREAGYSTIEGIATASFADLAEAAEIGESTAKKMIREARKMADIGGFRKGTDVLEERKKVRKLTTFVPEFDALMGGGLETMSIIEFYGEFGSGKSQIAHQMAVNAQLPEDVGGLNGSVIYIDTENTFRPERIRQMVEGLDLEDVPSPEEFLEHIHVAEAFTSDHQMLLLDNVRELAAELKETDKPLKLIVVDSLMAHFRAEYAGRGTLSLRQQKLNKHMYDLAKLAKEFNAVVIVTNQVQSNPAVFFGDPTKPTGGNIVGHASKFRVYLRKSKGGKRVAKLVDSPDQPEGEAAFSVEMAGLKPV; this is translated from the coding sequence ATGACAGAACTTGAGATTGAAGATCTGCCCGGTGTCGGGCCTACAACTGCAGACAAACTCCGTGAAGCCGGTTACAGCACCATTGAGGGTATAGCAACCGCCTCATTTGCCGACCTCGCCGAGGCCGCTGAGATCGGTGAATCGACGGCAAAAAAGATGATTCGCGAGGCCAGGAAGATGGCCGATATCGGAGGGTTCCGGAAGGGTACCGATGTCCTTGAAGAGAGAAAGAAAGTCCGTAAACTGACTACTTTCGTTCCCGAGTTTGACGCACTTATGGGCGGAGGGCTCGAGACCATGTCGATAATTGAATTCTACGGTGAGTTCGGTTCAGGTAAAAGCCAGATCGCGCACCAGATGGCTGTAAACGCCCAGCTCCCCGAGGATGTCGGCGGGCTCAATGGATCGGTCATATACATAGATACGGAGAATACATTCCGTCCCGAGAGGATACGCCAGATGGTCGAAGGGCTTGATCTCGAAGATGTTCCCTCGCCCGAGGAGTTCCTCGAGCATATCCACGTGGCCGAGGCATTTACATCGGATCACCAGATGCTCCTTTTGGACAATGTCCGTGAACTTGCCGCAGAATTAAAAGAGACCGATAAACCCTTAAAACTCATTGTGGTCGACTCTCTCATGGCCCATTTCCGTGCAGAGTATGCCGGACGAGGAACCCTGTCCCTAAGGCAGCAAAAGCTCAACAAGCACATGTATGATCTCGCAAAGCTTGCGAAAGAGTTCAATGCAGTCGTAATTGTCACAAACCAGGTTCAGTCGAATCCTGCTGTGTTTTTCGGAGACCCGACGAAACCGACCGGGGGAAACATCGTTGGTCATGCCTCCAAGTTCAGGGTATACCTCCGCAAGAGCAAAGGCGGGAAACGTGTTGCAAAACTTGTCGACAGCCCCGACCAGCCTGAAGGCGAGGCCGCTTTCTCGGTCGAGATGGCAGGTCTTAAACCTGTATGA
- a CDS encoding phosphoglycolate phosphatase, protein MNNKSSFHPRAVITDIDGTITNKERRLNLDSVSVIRTLVDNGIPVVLASGNTECSLTFLCKMIGTDGTIIAENGGLYKITYAGERKICSDRAACLEAYEKVREYYDEKGIELQLYSPEYRFADVAFARTVDPAEVREIVSGMPVKILDSGFAIHIQSGDINKGTTLALVAEEMGIPLSDFVAVGDSDNDREMIKAAGLGIAVAGGQSGAVEAADSVSMKKYGDGFSEKIREIFSSFF, encoded by the coding sequence ATGAACAATAAATCCTCTTTTCATCCCCGTGCAGTTATAACCGATATCGACGGGACAATAACAAATAAAGAGCGCCGCCTGAACCTGGATTCGGTCTCTGTAATCAGGACCCTTGTGGATAACGGAATACCCGTTGTTCTTGCAAGCGGAAATACCGAATGCTCGCTCACATTTCTCTGTAAGATGATCGGAACTGACGGCACGATTATCGCCGAGAACGGTGGCCTTTACAAGATCACATATGCAGGGGAGAGAAAGATCTGTTCGGACAGGGCCGCGTGTCTTGAGGCTTATGAGAAGGTCCGCGAATATTACGATGAAAAAGGAATAGAACTTCAGCTCTACAGCCCTGAATATCGTTTTGCAGACGTTGCATTTGCGAGAACAGTAGACCCGGCCGAGGTTCGCGAGATTGTGTCGGGAATGCCTGTAAAGATCCTTGATTCCGGTTTTGCAATACATATCCAGTCCGGGGATATCAACAAAGGAACCACCCTGGCACTTGTGGCGGAAGAGATGGGCATACCATTATCGGATTTTGTTGCAGTAGGAGATTCGGACAATGACAGGGAGATGATTAAGGCCGCAGGGCTTGGTATTGCGGTTGCAGGTGGTCAGAGCGGAGCAGTCGAGGCAGCAGACTCTGTCAGCATGAAAAAATATGGGGACGGGTTTTCGGAAAAAATCAGGGAAATCTTCAGTTCATTCTTTTGA
- a CDS encoding PRC-barrel domain-containing protein yields MKNVFSRNLSKKQVMSTDGMVIGTIRNIMIDLDTGNVDSLVVRPEQGFDTGGYKVDGERLFIPFEAVRDIKDYIVVDRYLSKE; encoded by the coding sequence ATGAAGAATGTATTTTCCCGAAATCTTTCAAAAAAGCAGGTTATGAGTACAGACGGGATGGTTATTGGGACAATCAGGAACATTATGATCGATCTTGACACAGGAAATGTCGACAGCCTTGTAGTCAGGCCCGAGCAGGGCTTTGACACGGGCGGTTACAAAGTTGACGGAGAGCGCCTTTTTATTCCTTTCGAAGCTGTAAGGGATATAAAAGACTACATAGTCGTTGACAGGTACCTGTCAAAAGAATGA
- a CDS encoding CBS domain-containing protein, translated as MELSLIQKDILITLITLYHRKSVAIKGEEIAELLKRNPGTVRNQMQALKALGLVEGVPGPKGGYTPSSSAYNELNLLDYEKGSDVPLQVNGEYLKSVNVAELDFTTLCHPDLCHAVVRIIGSVKGFNIGDEITLGPTPVNKLLVKGEVYGKDEVNRSLLISISEMISLPKKQISHYMSSPVQKLDINDTIKDAISLFSRHHIHGAPVMDKDMLVGIVTLSDIAHKLDEGKDMDTTMDKIMTEDVVIAPPNINLFEVIGRFKEQEIGRIVIVDGKKPIGILTQSDILKVFPSP; from the coding sequence ATGGAGTTGTCCCTTATCCAGAAGGATATCCTTATCACTTTAATCACGCTTTACCACAGGAAGTCTGTGGCAATAAAAGGTGAAGAGATCGCCGAACTATTAAAAAGGAACCCGGGAACAGTACGAAACCAGATGCAGGCGCTGAAGGCGCTGGGCCTTGTCGAGGGTGTTCCGGGACCGAAAGGGGGTTACACTCCCTCTTCGTCGGCTTATAACGAATTAAACCTTCTGGATTATGAAAAGGGAAGCGATGTGCCCCTGCAGGTCAACGGGGAATATCTCAAAAGTGTAAATGTCGCGGAACTTGACTTCACGACGTTGTGCCACCCGGACCTATGCCACGCCGTTGTGAGAATCATAGGCAGTGTCAAGGGCTTCAATATCGGCGACGAGATCACCCTTGGGCCTACACCTGTAAACAAGCTCCTTGTAAAGGGAGAGGTCTATGGCAAGGACGAGGTGAACAGGTCGCTCCTGATATCCATATCTGAGATGATCTCCCTCCCCAAGAAGCAGATCAGCCACTACATGAGCAGCCCTGTCCAGAAACTGGACATCAACGACACTATAAAAGATGCAATATCGCTTTTCAGCAGGCACCACATACACGGGGCACCGGTAATGGACAAGGATATGCTTGTGGGGATAGTGACGCTTTCAGACATTGCACATAAACTCGATGAGGGGAAGGACATGGACACGACGATGGATAAAATCATGACGGAGGATGTCGTGATCGCTCCCCCGAATATCAACCTTTTCGAGGTCATAGGAAGATTCAAAGAGCAGGAAATCGGAAGGATAGTAATCGTAGACGGAAAAAAGCCGATCGGAATACTTACGCAGTCAGACATCCTTAAAGTTTTCCCGTCCCCATAG
- a CDS encoding NOG1 family protein, protein MEFEKIPTIPTAEEILDRSLGRASAIKKEKRNKDRANEEFIRSVYSSVYDKLTDTVSKFPSFDQISPFYMDIINILLSVDNIKKSLGAIQWAASQSREIGRMYAREMRNAENPVELRKKATARIASVLYQVDSDLKYLNETRNILRKLPDIREEEFTVVVAGYPNVGKSSFIALVSSAKPQIAGYAFTTKSIMVGHHPVGRERIQIVDTPGLLDRPHEKRNDVENQAMTAIKNVSDLILFIVDASETCGYSVGDQLGLLENVKKIVGETPVVVVINKCDVRRMDGYPNMSTNTREGVSDIMKIILKERESSPKSRRECTL, encoded by the coding sequence GTGGAATTCGAAAAGATACCAACAATCCCCACGGCCGAGGAGATACTTGACAGGTCGCTGGGGCGGGCTTCAGCCATAAAAAAGGAAAAAAGGAATAAAGACCGCGCGAACGAGGAGTTCATACGTTCGGTATACAGTTCGGTCTATGACAAACTTACAGATACAGTTTCAAAATTTCCAAGTTTCGACCAGATATCCCCGTTTTATATGGATATCATAAATATCCTGCTCAGTGTAGACAATATCAAAAAGTCCCTGGGGGCGATACAGTGGGCCGCATCCCAGTCACGCGAAATAGGGAGAATGTATGCACGGGAGATGCGTAATGCGGAGAATCCTGTCGAACTCAGGAAGAAGGCGACGGCAAGAATTGCGTCCGTTCTTTACCAGGTGGACAGCGATCTGAAGTACCTGAACGAAACACGAAACATTCTCCGGAAACTTCCCGATATTCGCGAGGAGGAGTTCACCGTGGTGGTCGCAGGTTACCCCAACGTAGGCAAGTCCTCGTTTATTGCCCTTGTGTCATCGGCAAAACCGCAGATCGCCGGATACGCCTTTACGACGAAGAGCATCATGGTAGGGCACCACCCTGTAGGAAGGGAGAGAATCCAGATCGTGGATACTCCCGGCCTCCTGGACAGGCCCCATGAAAAGAGAAACGATGTCGAGAACCAGGCGATGACAGCTATTAAAAATGTCTCGGACCTGATACTGTTTATTGTCGACGCGAGCGAGACATGCGGTTATTCTGTCGGGGATCAGTTAGGTCTTCTCGAAAATGTCAAAAAAATTGTGGGAGAGACTCCCGTAGTAGTCGTCATAAACAAATGCGATGTCCGGAGGATGGACGGGTATCCGAATATGTCGACAAATACAAGAGAAGGGGTATCGGATATTATGAAGATAATTCTTAAAGAAAGGGAATCCAGCCCCAAGTCCCGGCGAGAGTGCACCCTATAA
- a CDS encoding presenilin family intramembrane aspartyl protease PSH, with the protein MNVKENLPLFAMFVMMIAVQLGALLITPTINEAGYAAFEDPGAVENILYFIIILLVFTAIMLLLIRHGFKRILGYIIGVSIFLVFLYIYSAIALLLTESELLAAVFVLLLSAGSMALLYKYPEWYVIDILGILICAGTASIFGISLEVFPAIVLLVILAAYDAISVYKTKHMISLAEGVINTKSPILVVIPKSRNYSYIKDDLNIGEGKEERGAFIMGMGDLIMPTIIVVSSYVFISTPDNPISILPTIAAMIGSLAGLCVLLWYVVKGRPQAGLPTLNGGAIIGFLIGCTLAGTWGWIPFL; encoded by the coding sequence ATGAACGTTAAAGAAAATCTGCCTCTGTTTGCAATGTTTGTCATGATGATAGCAGTACAGCTGGGTGCACTGCTCATCACACCGACAATAAACGAAGCGGGATATGCTGCCTTTGAGGACCCGGGGGCTGTCGAGAATATACTATATTTTATAATAATACTTCTCGTCTTCACTGCGATAATGCTCCTGCTGATCAGGCACGGGTTTAAACGCATTCTCGGGTACATCATCGGGGTATCCATATTCCTCGTATTTTTGTATATCTACAGTGCAATTGCACTGCTGCTCACTGAATCGGAGCTCCTCGCTGCGGTTTTTGTACTGCTTCTATCTGCTGGATCGATGGCACTTCTCTATAAATATCCCGAGTGGTATGTCATCGATATTCTCGGAATCCTGATCTGTGCAGGTACGGCATCCATCTTCGGCATCTCGCTCGAGGTCTTCCCTGCGATCGTGCTGCTTGTAATCCTTGCCGCTTACGATGCGATATCGGTGTACAAGACGAAACACATGATTTCGCTCGCGGAAGGGGTGATAAATACAAAATCGCCTATACTCGTGGTAATTCCCAAATCACGAAATTATTCCTACATTAAGGACGATCTGAACATCGGAGAGGGAAAAGAAGAGAGAGGGGCCTTTATCATGGGCATGGGAGATCTCATCATGCCAACGATAATTGTTGTATCTTCTTATGTTTTCATCAGCACTCCCGACAATCCGATATCGATCCTCCCGACGATCGCTGCAATGATAGGATCTCTTGCCGGTCTCTGTGTCCTGTTATGGTATGTGGTCAAGGGAAGACCGCAGGCAGGACTTCCGACACTCAACGGCGGTGCGATTATCGGATTCCTTATAGGGTGCACTCTCGCCGGGACTTGGGGCTGGATTCCCTTTCTTTAA